The Aerococcaceae bacterium DSM 111021 region TCTTATGGGATTTATTTTTATTTCCATAGATTATCGTATTTATTTGCCATTTAAAACTTATAGCCATATAATTTAATTAACAAATAGGAGGCGTTTTAAATGAGAAAGTTTTTGAAATACATTATTACTAGTGGTCTTTTACTTTCTTCAATATCATTAACTGGTGTTGAAGTCAGCGCAGTGGAAAGTATCGATGAAGCGAATGGTGTACGTGATTCATTGTATGAAACTATAGGAAGTCAGACAGAAATTGGTAATTCTGAAGAAATTATAGATACCTTAGCTTCTTCATTTGATGAAAAGAATAAAGACTTTAAATCAGGTAAATCGTTCACTTTCATGTTGTTTCAAGCTGGCCCAGAGGAATCTTCTGTACTTGCAGATGCTGAAGTCAATTATGATGACCAACAAGCTTTGAATGATATCATTGCACTATTCGAATCAAATAGTGGTACAGGTTCAACATCTCAGGAAGTAGCATATTCTAAGAACTATGACCCTTACTTAATTTATACAACTGAATCCGAAGATTCTGATTGGATAGAACAAGAATTTCCTAATCCTGATGAATTCACAATGAACCCCGATTACTTTGGATTAGTTGGTGGTGTTAGTAGTATATTCGAAAATGCCCAAAATAAAGACTTCGATTACGCTATTTATGAAACAGATTCAACATATTTATTTTACTCAGAAGATACAAATTTAAGTGTGATGGATGCCTTTGGAGCTGAATACAGCTTGGAATTAGATAATGTTACTGAAGAGGATTTGTCAAAAGAGGTTATTATTTCATTAGATAAGGATAGCTTATTTTTAAATTCTGTATATTTTAATATGGAAGGCGTTGTGAATGTTGAAATTCATACTGTCGTGGATAATCACGGTGAGTATGATGTCGATCATTTCGAAACTTTTATCGAAAGTTTATAATTTAATAAAAAAGCGAGAAAACTAGTTACAATAAACTAGTTTTCTCGCTTTTTATCATTTTAATGAATCCATGAAATCGTAAGGTGTGACCCCTTCCATGTTTATCATTGGATCAATCTGATTTATGGTAGCTTCGTTTAGTTTTAACTCTAATTCTTCTTCTTCTTCTTCTTCGGCTATCTTTACTTTTTCTACAGAAGATATCTCTGACTCTTTTTCAGACTGGTCAGGCAGCTCTGATATATCGCGTTTCTCTTCTTCATCACTTTCAGGCTCTTCACTATCTTCTTCATCAAACTGAACCTTCAATAAGTCACGTAAAAATGTCCTGCGTGGTTCTTTTTGACTCGTTACTGCTTTGTAGAAACTATCTGGATTCCCTATCATAATCAAACTAGACTGTGCTCGCGTGATTGCGGTGTATAAGATATCTTTTTGAAGCAATCTAGAGAACATGTCTACAAGTGGCAGTATGACAAGTGGGTATTCGCTTCCCTGTGCTTTATGGATAGATGTACAATATGCCAAAGTTAATTGATCTAAATCCGACTTTTTATAGATAAGTTCAGCATTATCAAAAGAGACCGTAATTTCTTCAACTTTTGAATCAGTTTCTTTTTTAAAATGAATGGATTCAATTCTACCTATGTCTCCATTATAAACGCCATCTTCTGAATTATTTATTAATTGTAAGACTTTATCCCCTACTCTAAACACTGTATCAAAATGATTTATCTCGCGTTTTCTAGGTTGAGGTGGATTCAATAATTCTTGTAGTAATGTATTTAGTGCATTGATTCCGGCAGGTCCTTTATACATTGGTGCTAAAACTTGCAAGTTTGTCGCATCAAATCCTTTTTTCTTTGCCGCAACTATAATCTGCTTTACGACGTGGCCAATTTGTTGACTTGGTGATTGTATAAATGAACGATCATGTTGTTTCATTAAAAAATCTTCCGGCAATTGACCTTGACGAATTGTGTGAGCTAGTTTAATAATCGTACTATCTTGAGCTTGACGATATATTTTTTCCAGCCGAAGAACGGGTAATACATCCGATTCAATCAAATCACTAAAAACTTTTCCAGGGCCAACTGATGGTAACTGATCTTTATCCCCTACAAAAACAACTTGAAGATGATACGGTATCGCTTGAACAAGCCAATTCATCAACCAAGTATCCACCATGGACATTTCATCAACAATTAACAAAGATCCTTCTAGCTCTGTCGCATGAAACTCGTCTACTTGTGAATCACGATTAAACCCAATTAATCGATGGATTGTAGATGCAGGCAGGCCGGTTGTTTCTTGCATACGTTTAGCTGCTCGTCCTGTTGGTGCTGCGAGTAAAACAGGATTTTCATCTACTTTCTTCATTGCTTGGTCCAAATCATAATCGTGTAAGATAGAATGTAGTAGAATAACACCTTTAATTAAGGTCGTTTTCCCCGTACCGGGACCTCCAGTAATCACTGATATTGGTGATTGTATTGACGTCTTTAAAGCTTTTTGTTGACTCTCATCATATTTAATTCCACTTATCTTAATGACTTCTTCAATAGCTTCATCTATCTCGTCTTCTTCAAAACGTTCAATTTGTTCATATTGATAGTAATTATCGATTTTTTTTACGATATTAAGTTCTGCAAAGTATAAACTTGGAATCATCAAGTTATCGACTAAGCGCATTAGCTGTTCGTTTGTTACGGCTAATTCCACTGCTTTTTCTAATAATTCATCGGAAATTAAGAAGCGTCGACTCGATTCTAACAACTTCCGACCATTGCGTTTAGCAACTTCTTCTGGAACGTATGTATCCCCATCACTATTTGATAATTCAGATACAGATATATATATACCAGCGACAATTCGATTAATATCTTCAGCATCGAAGTCTAATTGCTCTGCTAATTGATCTGCTTTATTGAACCCAATCCCCTCAATATCTTCAATTAATTTGTATGGATTCTCTTTAATTATAGTAATTGTTTCGCTTTCATATGCACGATATATTTTATCAGATAGAGCTGGTCCAAATCCCCATTCACTTAATTGCATAAAGATACGTTCAGTTCCTTGATGACGTAAAAGGCTATCACGTAAATCTTCTGCTTTAACTTTGGATAAGCCGTTTACGTTAGCCAAGGCATTCGAATCCGATATTATTGTATCAATCGCGTCTTGTCCTAACTCATCAACAATCCGTTCTGCTAAAACTTTTCCAACCCCTTTGAATCGGCTACTAGACAAATACTCTATCAACCCTTCATAGGATGTTGGTGCTTTTTGTTGGTATCTTGTGACTGCAAATTGTTCTCCATATTTTGGGTGATTGGTTAACTTACCAAAAAACTGGTATTCAGTATCGAGATGAAGTGAAGCAAACATTCCAGTAATAACCAACTCGTCTCCTAATAATAAGTCCGTCTCATCTAAATCGACACTTATTCTTACTACTTTATAGAAATTCGATGGATTCTCAAAATAGATCGCCTCTACGACACCTACGACTAATTCCTCATCTTGTGACATTCACTTCACCTCCCATTTATTTTTCTAACTAATGTATCATATCATAATTGAAACACGTTTTTAAATCTGTTTCTCGAGTATATAACTTCTTTTTAAAGGTTACACCGATTCCGTTTTGTTTAAGTGGAACAATTTAAATATATTATTCACCCTGTACCACTTAAACGCAAAAAAAACACGAGCTCTTTCGAACTCGTGCTGTTTTAATTATACATATTGTCTTTTCACACTGTTTGAGAACGCAGCATCGATTGTTCCGCCACCTAAACATTCTTCGCCATCGTAGAATACAACTGCTTGACCAGGTGTGATTGCACGAACAGGTTCTTTAAAGAACACTGTTGCTTTATCAGTATCTGCATCAATTTCCACTTTAACTTCAACGTCTTTTTGACGGTATCTGAATTTTGCAGTACATTCGAACGTTCTATTAACTGGTAAAGGACTTGTGAAACTTAAATCTGATGCTTCTAAGTAATCAGAGTATAAATTTTCATGATGGTAGCCTTGACCTACGTATAATGTTTGAGTGTCAGTGTCTTTACCAACTACAAACCATGGTTCGTTAGACTCTCCGCCTCCACCAATTCCTAATCCTTGGCGTTGACCTATTGTGTAATACATTAAACCAGAGTGGTCTCCTTTAACTTCCCCGTCAAGGGTAACCATTTTACCTGGTTTATTTGGTAAGTAGTTTGATAGAAACTCTTTAAAATTACGTTCACCAATAAAGCAAACTCCTGTAGAATCTTTCTTCTTAGCAGTTGCTAAACCAGCTCGCTCAGCAATCTCACGAACTTCTGATTTTTGTAAATGACCAAGTGGGAATAAACTTCTTTGTAATTGCTCTTGAGATAATTGGTTCAAGAAATATGTTTGGTCCTTATTATCATCCACCCCGCGTAATAAATGAACTGTTCCATCTAAATCGCGCTCTACTTGTGCATAATGTCCCATTGCTACATAATCTGCTCCTAAATCTAATGCATAATCTAAGAATGCTTTAAATTTCACTTCTTTATTACACATGACATCTGGGTTAGGTGTCCGGCCTTTTTTGTATTCTGATAAGAAGTACTCGAAGACACGATCCCAATATTCTTTCTCAAAGTTTACAGAATAGTAAGGAACGCCAATCTGTTCAGCTACTAAAGCCACATCCTTATAATCTTCTGTTGCAGTACAGACACCGAATTCATCCGTGTCATCCCAATTCTTCATAAATAACCCAATTACATCATAACCTTGTTCTTTTAGTAGTAACGCCGTGACAGAGGAATCTACCCCGCCACTCATTCCTACGACAACTCTAGTATTGCTGTTATCTGACATTGTCATTTCCTTTCTATTGACTATATTATTTATTATATTTTTTATTGTTCAGCTAATACATCACGGTCAATAAATCCATCAAAGATGAAGTTTACTTTTTCAACAACCATGCTATTATTATCTAATTTTGAGATATCAACCGTTGATAATCCTTTTTCGTTAACAGTAGATACTTTTAGACCTTTTAAGTCACTATCTATAGTCACTTTTAATACAAGTCCTTGTTTGTGCGCTGAATCTAATGGGCGCTTATAAATATAGTTTCCACCTTTTGTATCTACAAAGCCGTTATCGCGCAACGTATATGGACGTACCTCCGGGTTAACACTAAATGTACGATTGAAACCTTTTAATTCTGCAGTTTGTTTGAATGCCATAAATCGATCTTCCCCTCTGATATTTTCTTTAAACTCTGGATAAATTGATCGATGTCTTCTTTAGTAGTCTCGTAACCAAAAGAAATTCGTAAGCTCTGGCTCCATCTTTCAGTTTGCTCAGGGTAATAGGCTTTTAAAATCGCACTCTCAGTTAAACTACCTGCCGAACATGCACTGCCTGCTGATATATAGACATCATCTAAATCCATTTTTATTAGCATTTGACTCGCTATATTACCATTAAACCACAAATTATTAATATATGGTACTCGATTCTTTTCATCACCATTTATTTCAAATTGAATATTATGAAGATTTAATGAATCTAATAAATAACGACGCAAGTCTTTAAATTTAGAATACGTACTTTCTTGCTCAGCTAGTGTTAATTCTAATGCCTTTACCATGCCTAATATATATGGTACATTCTCAGTGCCAGAACGCATTTTGTTCTCTTGGCCTCCACCTTGCATAAAGGGTTCAAGATGGTTATGTTCCTGATATGAACGATAAACTAAAAAACCTATCCCTTTTGGCCCGTTAAATTTATGAGCAGACCCAACAAATGTTGTGCACTTTAACTTAGAGTAATCATAAGCAATGGGTCCAATTGCTTGAACTGAATCAACATGGAACCAAAGCTCATGTTCGTATGCTTGTTCACCTAACTCATAAATTGGAAGAATTGATCCGACTTCATTGTTAACTGCCATCGCAATCCATCCGATTGTTTTTTCAGTTGTTGAATCTAAGAACTGCTGGACTGTTATCTCACCTTTTTCGTTTGGTTGAATATATGTGACATCAAATCCTTGCGTTTCCAGATATTTCGTAACATTCGAAACAGACGGATGCTCAATTGCTGTCGTCACAATGTGATTTCCCTCACCCATCTCTCGTGACTTCATTGCTTGAGAACGGATAGCCCAGTTATTTGACTCAGTAGCGCCACTCGTGAAATATATTTCTGATTCTGACACTTTCAAAAGCTCTGCTAACTGCTTACGTGCTTGAATCATTGAATGTTTGACTGTTTTTCCTATTCGATATGTACTCGATGGATTCCCATAATCATTCATTAAAGATTCATGAATCACTTTCACTACTTCTGGACGTACTTTTGTTGTAGCTGCATTGTCTAAATAAACCATTTTAAACCCTCCTTTCAACTGTATATAAATACAACTTTAACATTATAACACAAATTTGAATATCTACAATATAAAAGTATCCTTTTTGAATTTAAATAAAAAATAAAAAATTTGTTATAACTAATGTTTCATTCTAAGTAACTAAATATTCACTATAAACTGGATATTATCAATTTATTCAAATATCATATATAATATATTAGGATTATTTAAGCTTTTAGTTTGTTTGACTAGTCAGTAGAACAAACTGTAAGGAAACTATTAAATTTTCAACTTAAAATATAAACAAGCGTGCTATAATATTATTTCTTTTAATTATTTTAGTAATATATTATTGATATTTAAGTCGAATTATTGGGAAAGGAGTATCTTATGCAACAACCATTAGCATTTCGCATGCGTCCAAAACACATAGATGAAGTTTTGGGACAGAAACATTTAGTCGGTGAAGGTAAAATTATACGTCGAATGGTCGTCTCTGAACGTTTGTCATCAATGATTCTTTATGGTCCTCCTGGAACGGGAAAGACAAGTATTGCTAGTGCCATCGCCGGGAGTACTAAGTACGCATTTCGTATCTTGAATGCTGCAACGGACTCTAAGAAAGATATGGAAGTTATTGTAGAAGAGGCAAAAATGTCTGGTACTGTCATTATGCTACTTGATGAGATTCATCGTTTAAATAAAGTGAAGCAAGACTACTTATTACCCCACTTGGAAAACGGGCGCGTGATTCTAATTGGAGCGACTACTGAAAATCCATATATATCGATAAACCCAGCTATCAGAAGTCGATTACAAATTTTTGAAGTGAAGCCATTATCACCTGAAGATATTAAATTAGGTTTAACTCGTGCAATCGCTGATAAAGAAGAAGGTTTAGGGAATTATAATATTGAGATTGCTGACGACATCTTAAACCATTTTTCTCATGTAACAAATGGAGATATCCGTTCATCTCTCAATGCCTTAGAATTAGCTGTATTATCAACAAAACCGGATTCAAATAATATTATCAACATTACTCAGGACGTTGCTGAAGAGTGTCTTCAACACAAGAGAATGACACATGACAAAGACGGTGATGCACATTATGATGTGATATCTGCTCTTCAGAAATCGATAAGAGGCAGCGATGTCGATGCTGCTATGTATTACTTGGCCATATTATTAGAAGCTGGCGAACTAACAATTGCTTGTAGGCGTCTTCTTATTATTGCTTATGAAGACATCGGTTTGGGGAATCCTGGAGCAACAACAAGAACAGTTTCTGCCGTAACTGCGGCTGAAAAAGTCGGCCTGCCAGAAGCACGTATACCTTTAGCCTTTGCTGTGGCTGACTTGGCTTTAAGTCCTAAATCAAATACAACATACCGAGCACTTAATAGTGCAATCTCTGATATCTCTTCTGGGAAGGTAGGTCAAGTTCCTGACCATGTTCGTGACGCCCATTACTCTGGTGCTGAGAAACTAGGTCGTGGCGTTGATTATAAATACCCACATGATTATCCACACCATTATGTAGATCAACAATATCTACCTGATAACTTAAAAAATCGCCAATACTTTGAACCCGATCCTACTGGGAAATACGAAGAAGCTTTATCTCAAATATATAAGCAAATTAAGCAAAAATAATCACATAATATTTTGATAGTAACCCTTTACAATGTTGTTAGTTCGATGAAAGTTTAATTGTTGCATTATATTATATAAGTGCTATAATATAGTTAATAAAGGTTCTCTGAGGTGTACGTTGTATATATATTGTGTGGACCGAACATTTCTTTTTATCTTGGGATCCTACGATCATGTTTCTATGACAAGCCTTTTACATTTGGAAGTCAGAACAAACTTGTGTGGAGCCCACCTGTAGTTACTTGCAGGTTCAATAACATATATGTACGGAAACGGCACCACCGGATGCTTTTTAGTCGGCTTAACAGCCGACTTTTTTGTACTTTCATATTCTAAAAAGCCGATAACATCTGATTTCCAGATACTATCGGCTTTTTTATACGTTATTAATTCGTGGTTATTTCAATTCGGTTTCCATCTGGATCTACCACTACGGCTTCATAATATCCATCTCCTGTTGTTCTAGGTCCATCCAATGTTTCATATCCATCCTTGTTTAGTCGGCTGTTCACTTGATCCACATCGGTCTTATCTCCTACACTGATTGCTAAATGAGCATAACCAAACAGTTCTCCGCTTGCTTCTTTAATATCATCGCGATGCATTATTTCTAAACGCGAGCCATCTTTAAAACTTAAGAAATATGATTTGAACCCTTTCTTCTCATTATG contains the following coding sequences:
- a CDS encoding ATP-dependent RecD-like DNA helicase, translating into MSQDEELVVGVVEAIYFENPSNFYKVVRISVDLDETDLLLGDELVITGMFASLHLDTEYQFFGKLTNHPKYGEQFAVTRYQQKAPTSYEGLIEYLSSSRFKGVGKVLAERIVDELGQDAIDTIISDSNALANVNGLSKVKAEDLRDSLLRHQGTERIFMQLSEWGFGPALSDKIYRAYESETITIIKENPYKLIEDIEGIGFNKADQLAEQLDFDAEDINRIVAGIYISVSELSNSDGDTYVPEEVAKRNGRKLLESSRRFLISDELLEKAVELAVTNEQLMRLVDNLMIPSLYFAELNIVKKIDNYYQYEQIERFEEDEIDEAIEEVIKISGIKYDESQQKALKTSIQSPISVITGGPGTGKTTLIKGVILLHSILHDYDLDQAMKKVDENPVLLAAPTGRAAKRMQETTGLPASTIHRLIGFNRDSQVDEFHATELEGSLLIVDEMSMVDTWLMNWLVQAIPYHLQVVFVGDKDQLPSVGPGKVFSDLIESDVLPVLRLEKIYRQAQDSTIIKLAHTIRQGQLPEDFLMKQHDRSFIQSPSQQIGHVVKQIIVAAKKKGFDATNLQVLAPMYKGPAGINALNTLLQELLNPPQPRKREINHFDTVFRVGDKVLQLINNSEDGVYNGDIGRIESIHFKKETDSKVEEITVSFDNAELIYKKSDLDQLTLAYCTSIHKAQGSEYPLVILPLVDMFSRLLQKDILYTAITRAQSSLIMIGNPDSFYKAVTSQKEPRRTFLRDLLKVQFDEEDSEEPESDEEEKRDISELPDQSEKESEISSVEKVKIAEEEEEEELELKLNEATINQIDPMINMEGVTPYDFMDSLK
- the mnmA gene encoding tRNA 2-thiouridine(34) synthase MnmA codes for the protein MTMSDNSNTRVVVGMSGGVDSSVTALLLKEQGYDVIGLFMKNWDDTDEFGVCTATEDYKDVALVAEQIGVPYYSVNFEKEYWDRVFEYFLSEYKKGRTPNPDVMCNKEVKFKAFLDYALDLGADYVAMGHYAQVERDLDGTVHLLRGVDDNKDQTYFLNQLSQEQLQRSLFPLGHLQKSEVREIAERAGLATAKKKDSTGVCFIGERNFKEFLSNYLPNKPGKMVTLDGEVKGDHSGLMYYTIGQRQGLGIGGGGESNEPWFVVGKDTDTQTLYVGQGYHHENLYSDYLEASDLSFTSPLPVNRTFECTAKFRYRQKDVEVKVEIDADTDKATVFFKEPVRAITPGQAVVFYDGEECLGGGTIDAAFSNSVKRQYV
- a CDS encoding cysteine desulfurase, yielding MAFKQTAELKGFNRTFSVNPEVRPYTLRDNGFVDTKGGNYIYKRPLDSAHKQGLVLKVTIDSDLKGLKVSTVNEKGLSTVDISKLDNNSMVVEKVNFIFDGFIDRDVLAEQ
- a CDS encoding cysteine desulfurase, yielding MVYLDNAATTKVRPEVVKVIHESLMNDYGNPSSTYRIGKTVKHSMIQARKQLAELLKVSESEIYFTSGATESNNWAIRSQAMKSREMGEGNHIVTTAIEHPSVSNVTKYLETQGFDVTYIQPNEKGEITVQQFLDSTTEKTIGWIAMAVNNEVGSILPIYELGEQAYEHELWFHVDSVQAIGPIAYDYSKLKCTTFVGSAHKFNGPKGIGFLVYRSYQEHNHLEPFMQGGGQENKMRSGTENVPYILGMVKALELTLAEQESTYSKFKDLRRYLLDSLNLHNIQFEINGDEKNRVPYINNLWFNGNIASQMLIKMDLDDVYISAGSACSAGSLTESAILKAYYPEQTERWSQSLRISFGYETTKEDIDQFIQSLKKISEGKIDLWHSNKLQN
- a CDS encoding replication-associated recombination protein A codes for the protein MQQPLAFRMRPKHIDEVLGQKHLVGEGKIIRRMVVSERLSSMILYGPPGTGKTSIASAIAGSTKYAFRILNAATDSKKDMEVIVEEAKMSGTVIMLLDEIHRLNKVKQDYLLPHLENGRVILIGATTENPYISINPAIRSRLQIFEVKPLSPEDIKLGLTRAIADKEEGLGNYNIEIADDILNHFSHVTNGDIRSSLNALELAVLSTKPDSNNIINITQDVAEECLQHKRMTHDKDGDAHYDVISALQKSIRGSDVDAAMYYLAILLEAGELTIACRRLLIIAYEDIGLGNPGATTRTVSAVTAAEKVGLPEARIPLAFAVADLALSPKSNTTYRALNSAISDISSGKVGQVPDHVRDAHYSGAEKLGRGVDYKYPHDYPHHYVDQQYLPDNLKNRQYFEPDPTGKYEEALSQIYKQIKQK
- a CDS encoding VOC family protein, encoding MRIEHVGLWVKDLEVTRRYYEKFFNVTANDLYHNEKKGFKSYFLSFKDGSRLEIMHRDDIKEASGELFGYAHLAISVGDKTDVDQVNSRLNKDGYETLDGPRTTGDGYYEAVVVDPDGNRIEITTN